Proteins encoded within one genomic window of Pigmentiphaga sp. H8:
- the fabI gene encoding enoyl-ACP reductase FabI, translating to MGFLAGKRILVTGVLSNRSIAYGIAKACHREGAELAFTYVGDRFKDRITEFAAEFDSQLVFPCDVGDDAQIEAVFADLGKTWTKLDGLVHAIGFAPREAIAGDFLDGLSREGFRIAHDISAYSFPAMAKAALPLLQGPEGNGTGAVLTLSYLGAERVVDNYNTMGVAKAALEAATRYLATSLGPKGIRANAISAGPIKTLAAAGIKDFSKILNFVETFAPLRRNVTIDDVGNVAAFLLSDLAAGVTGEVTHVDAGFSTVVPGIG from the coding sequence ATGGGCTTTCTCGCCGGTAAACGCATCCTGGTCACCGGGGTGCTGTCCAATCGCTCCATCGCCTATGGCATCGCCAAGGCCTGCCACCGCGAAGGCGCGGAGCTTGCCTTCACCTACGTAGGCGACCGCTTCAAGGATCGCATCACCGAATTCGCCGCCGAATTCGACAGCCAGCTCGTGTTTCCGTGCGACGTCGGCGACGACGCGCAGATCGAGGCCGTGTTCGCCGACCTGGGCAAGACCTGGACCAAGCTGGATGGCCTGGTACACGCGATCGGCTTCGCGCCGCGCGAAGCCATCGCCGGCGACTTCCTGGACGGCCTGTCGCGCGAAGGCTTCCGCATCGCGCACGACATCTCGGCCTACAGCTTCCCCGCCATGGCCAAGGCCGCCCTGCCTCTGCTGCAAGGGCCGGAAGGCAATGGCACCGGTGCGGTGCTGACGCTCAGCTACCTGGGCGCCGAGCGCGTGGTCGACAACTACAACACCATGGGCGTGGCCAAGGCCGCGCTGGAAGCCGCCACCCGCTACCTGGCGACGTCGCTGGGCCCCAAGGGCATCCGCGCCAACGCCATCTCGGCCGGCCCCATCAAGACGCTGGCGGCCGCCGGCATCAAGGACTTCTCGAAGATCCTGAACTTCGTCGAGACCTTCGCGCCGCTGCGCCGCAACGTCACCATCGACGACGTCGGCAACGTCGCCGCCTTCCTGCTGTCGGACCTGGCCGCCGGCGTAACCGGCGAAGTCACGCACGTAGACGCCGGCTTCTCCACGGTAGTCCCCGGTATAGGATGA
- a CDS encoding sigma-54 dependent transcriptional regulator produces MREANQQTLELAGFRVETAVSAAEALERVPADFAGIVVTDVRMPVVDGLELFRRLRERDPDLPVILITGHGDVDMAVAAMHEGAYDFLAKPYPAERLATAARNALDKRRLVLDNRRLKRLARDAGESLPLIGETPAMQRLRKTLGHLASADVDVLVLGETGAGKEVVAQALHAWGARHAQPFVGLNCGALPDTVIESELFGHEAGAFTGAQRRRVGRIEHSSGGTLFLDEIESMPLAAQIKLLRVLETREVSPLGTNEVRPVDLRVVAATKTDLSDPAQRGQFRADLFHRLNVVTVRIPPLRERRDDIPLLFSYFVSRAAARFKIDPPAITPAVRQHLRTHAWPGNVRELMHYAERVVLGVEETAPEAPETEATLPQRMERYEADLIREALARHQGDIKATLQTLGIPRKTFYDKLQRHGIDRGVYLIPPTR; encoded by the coding sequence ATGCGGGAAGCCAACCAGCAGACCCTGGAGCTGGCCGGTTTCCGCGTCGAGACCGCTGTCTCGGCCGCCGAGGCCCTGGAGCGGGTACCGGCCGATTTCGCCGGCATCGTCGTCACGGACGTGCGCATGCCGGTGGTCGATGGCCTGGAACTGTTCCGGCGGCTGCGCGAACGGGACCCGGACCTGCCCGTCATCCTGATCACCGGCCACGGCGACGTCGACATGGCGGTGGCCGCCATGCACGAAGGCGCCTACGACTTCCTGGCCAAGCCCTATCCGGCCGAGCGGCTGGCCACGGCGGCCCGCAACGCATTGGACAAGCGGCGCCTGGTGCTGGACAACCGCCGGCTGAAGCGGCTGGCCCGCGACGCGGGCGAGAGCCTGCCGTTGATCGGCGAGACGCCGGCCATGCAGCGCCTGCGCAAGACACTGGGCCATCTGGCCAGCGCCGACGTCGACGTCCTGGTGCTGGGCGAAACCGGGGCGGGCAAGGAGGTGGTGGCCCAGGCCCTGCATGCCTGGGGCGCGCGCCATGCGCAGCCTTTCGTCGGGCTTAATTGCGGCGCCTTGCCGGACACGGTCATCGAAAGCGAACTGTTCGGCCACGAGGCCGGCGCGTTCACCGGCGCCCAGCGCCGCCGCGTCGGGCGCATCGAGCATTCCAGCGGCGGCACGCTGTTCCTGGACGAGATCGAAAGCATGCCGCTGGCAGCGCAGATCAAGCTGCTGCGGGTGCTGGAGACGCGCGAGGTTTCGCCGCTGGGTACCAACGAGGTCCGTCCGGTCGACCTGCGCGTGGTGGCGGCCACCAAGACCGACCTGAGCGATCCGGCGCAGCGCGGCCAGTTCCGTGCCGACCTGTTCCATCGCCTGAACGTGGTGACCGTCCGCATCCCGCCCCTGCGCGAACGCCGCGACGACATCCCGCTGCTGTTTTCCTATTTCGTTTCCCGCGCGGCGGCCCGCTTCAAGATCGACCCGCCCGCGATCACGCCGGCGGTGCGCCAGCACCTGCGGACCCACGCCTGGCCCGGCAATGTCAGGGAACTGATGCACTACGCCGAACGCGTGGTGCTGGGAGTGGAAGAGACGGCGCCCGAAGCGCCGGAGACCGAGGCGACCCTGCCGCAGCGCATGGAGCGCTACGAGGCCGACCTGATCCGGGAAGCGCTGGCGCGCCACCAGGGCGACATCAAGGCCACCCTGCAAACCCTGGGTATTCCGCGCAAGACTTTCTACGACAAGCTGCAACGCCACGGCATAGACCGGGGTGTGTATCTGATCCCCCCTACGCGCTGA
- a CDS encoding ATP-binding protein, giving the protein MPAPSLPTPDDRAAPSSFRVPGHGRAWACFVLIGVALLASALWAAGGVGREQAYSEVAAAARNAAALKVALLTAELDKQRSLPFVLAQDSEVSAALATGDPARYGALNLKFEALSRDTGAAVIYLLDPRGVGVAASNWNQPTSFVGSDYAFRPYFQGAAHAGQAEYFALGNVSNRPGLYLSRQLERDGRTLGVVVVKVEFDGVEAGWRRFPDPAFVTDEHGVVLLSSQEDWRFQVYGTLSAAQRDALRTSLQFGDAPLSALPARAAPDRPGQVVASLPGRAEQEYVHVQEPVPGTPWQFHLLGATREAMARAAASARVAAALLVLCALFVAGIWLHRRHRAHDLVLAQAAARQELESRVAARTGELRAANDQLRAEMEDRRRAEAELHKLQEELVQANKLAFLGQITAGVAHEINQPVAAIRSYADNSAAYLDRGNVERARGNMASIAALTQRIGVITDELRTFSRKSSGASSGPVPVAAAVDGALTLVGAQMRRHGIALERTGVDDGLAVRAERVRLEQVLVNLLQNAIEALERTSGPRIWIRATRDANQVAIEVGDNGPGLPDSVMAALYTPFVTTKPRGLGLGLVISRDIVADFGGTLSVHTAGRGACFTIRLPEAAS; this is encoded by the coding sequence ATGCCTGCTCCTTCCTTGCCGACCCCGGACGACCGCGCCGCGCCGTCGTCCTTCCGGGTTCCCGGCCATGGCCGGGCATGGGCCTGTTTCGTCCTGATCGGCGTCGCGCTGCTGGCGTCCGCGCTGTGGGCGGCGGGAGGCGTGGGGCGTGAGCAGGCCTATTCGGAGGTTGCGGCGGCGGCGCGCAACGCGGCGGCGCTGAAGGTCGCGCTGTTGACCGCCGAGCTCGACAAGCAGCGCTCGCTGCCCTTCGTGTTGGCGCAGGACTCCGAGGTCAGTGCGGCGCTGGCCACCGGGGACCCGGCGCGCTATGGCGCGCTGAATCTCAAGTTCGAGGCGCTGAGCCGGGATACCGGCGCCGCCGTCATCTACCTGCTCGATCCTCGCGGCGTGGGCGTGGCCGCCAGCAACTGGAACCAGCCCACCAGCTTCGTGGGCTCGGATTACGCGTTCAGGCCCTATTTCCAGGGGGCGGCGCATGCCGGCCAAGCCGAGTATTTCGCGCTCGGCAACGTCAGCAACCGCCCGGGGCTGTACCTGAGCCGGCAACTGGAGCGGGACGGACGGACGCTAGGGGTGGTGGTCGTGAAAGTGGAGTTCGACGGCGTCGAGGCCGGCTGGCGGCGCTTCCCGGATCCGGCGTTCGTGACCGACGAGCACGGCGTGGTGCTGTTGTCCTCGCAGGAGGATTGGCGCTTCCAGGTCTACGGCACGCTGTCGGCGGCACAGCGGGACGCGCTGCGGACCAGCCTGCAGTTCGGCGATGCGCCGCTGTCCGCCCTGCCGGCGCGGGCCGCCCCGGACCGCCCGGGGCAGGTGGTGGCGAGCCTGCCCGGGCGGGCTGAACAGGAATACGTGCATGTGCAGGAGCCGGTGCCGGGTACGCCGTGGCAGTTCCACCTGCTGGGCGCGACCCGCGAGGCCATGGCGCGCGCGGCGGCATCGGCCCGAGTGGCCGCCGCGCTGCTGGTGCTGTGCGCCCTGTTCGTGGCGGGGATCTGGCTGCATCGCCGGCACCGCGCCCACGATCTCGTGCTTGCCCAGGCTGCCGCGCGCCAGGAACTGGAGTCGCGCGTGGCGGCGCGCACGGGCGAGCTACGGGCCGCCAATGACCAGTTGCGGGCCGAGATGGAAGACCGGCGCCGCGCCGAAGCCGAACTGCACAAGTTGCAGGAAGAACTGGTGCAGGCCAACAAACTGGCCTTCCTGGGCCAGATCACCGCCGGCGTGGCGCACGAGATCAACCAGCCGGTCGCGGCCATCCGCAGCTACGCCGACAACTCGGCCGCCTACCTGGACCGGGGCAACGTCGAGCGGGCGCGCGGCAACATGGCGTCGATCGCCGCGCTCACGCAGCGCATCGGCGTCATCACCGACGAGTTGCGGACCTTCTCGCGCAAATCCTCCGGCGCTTCTTCCGGCCCGGTGCCGGTGGCCGCCGCCGTCGACGGCGCGCTGACGCTGGTGGGTGCCCAGATGCGCCGGCATGGCATCGCGCTCGAACGCACCGGCGTGGATGACGGCCTGGCGGTGCGCGCCGAGCGCGTGCGCCTGGAGCAGGTGCTGGTCAACCTTCTGCAGAACGCCATCGAGGCGCTGGAGCGGACGTCCGGTCCCCGGATATGGATACGCGCCACGCGCGACGCGAACCAGGTCGCCATCGAAGTCGGAGACAACGGCCCCGGCCTGCCCGACAGCGTCATGGCGGCCCTCTATACCCCCTTCGTCACCACCAAGCCGCGCGGCCTCGGCCTCGGGCTGGTCATCAGCCGCGACATCGTCGCCGACTTCGGTGGCACGTTGTCCGTGCACACCGCGGGGCGCGGCGCGTGTTTCACCATCCGTCTTCCCGAGGCTGCTTCGTGA
- a CDS encoding dicarboxylate/amino acid:cation symporter: protein MIDIPSTAQAPVRKKKFYQILYVQVLFAITVGILLGHFYPQIGESMKPLGDAFIKLVKMIIAPVIFLTVTTGIAGMRDLQKVGRVVGKAMIYFLTFSTLALIIGMIVANVVHPGTGLHIDPATLDAKAVASYSAKAHDQTLVGFLMNIIPDTVVSAFASGDILQVLFFSVLFGISLGAVGDKGAPVLDFLQSISSAFFRLVAILMKAAPIGAFGAMAFTIGKYGIGSIANLALLVGTFYLTSLLFVLVVLGAVARYNGFSILKLIRYIREELLLVLGTSSSEAALPTLMEKMERAGCSKPVVGLVIPTGYSFNLDGTNIYMTLAALFIAQATDIHLSLVDQILLLLVAMLSSKGAAGITGAGFITLAATLSVVPSVPVAGMALILGIDRFMSECRALTNLVGNAVASVVVARWEGELDKDRLDQALSAPGARQIEADLEGGDVLVAAHR, encoded by the coding sequence ATGATCGACATACCCAGCACGGCGCAGGCGCCCGTGCGCAAGAAAAAGTTCTATCAGATCCTGTACGTGCAGGTACTGTTCGCCATCACGGTCGGCATCCTGCTCGGCCACTTCTATCCCCAGATCGGGGAATCGATGAAGCCCCTGGGCGATGCCTTCATCAAGCTGGTGAAGATGATCATCGCGCCCGTCATCTTCCTGACGGTCACCACCGGCATCGCCGGCATGCGCGACCTGCAGAAAGTGGGTCGCGTCGTGGGCAAGGCCATGATCTATTTCCTGACCTTTTCCACGCTGGCCCTCATCATCGGCATGATCGTGGCCAACGTCGTGCATCCGGGCACCGGCCTGCACATCGACCCCGCCACGCTGGACGCGAAGGCCGTGGCCTCGTACTCGGCCAAGGCTCATGACCAGACCCTGGTCGGCTTCCTGATGAACATCATCCCGGACACGGTGGTCAGCGCCTTCGCCAGCGGCGACATCCTCCAGGTGCTGTTCTTCTCCGTGCTGTTCGGCATCTCGCTGGGCGCCGTGGGCGACAAGGGCGCGCCGGTCCTGGATTTCCTGCAATCCATCTCGTCGGCCTTCTTCAGGCTGGTCGCCATCCTGATGAAGGCCGCGCCCATCGGCGCCTTCGGCGCCATGGCGTTCACCATCGGCAAGTACGGCATCGGCTCCATCGCCAACCTGGCGCTGCTGGTCGGCACCTTCTACCTGACCTCGCTGCTGTTCGTGCTCGTCGTGCTGGGCGCGGTGGCCCGCTACAACGGCTTCTCCATCCTGAAGCTGATCCGCTACATCCGCGAGGAGCTGCTGCTGGTGCTGGGCACCAGTTCGTCCGAGGCGGCCCTGCCCACGCTCATGGAAAAGATGGAGCGCGCCGGCTGCTCCAAGCCCGTGGTCGGCCTGGTCATCCCCACCGGCTATTCCTTCAACCTGGACGGCACCAACATCTACATGACCCTGGCGGCCCTGTTCATCGCCCAGGCGACGGACATCCACCTGTCGCTGGTGGACCAGATCCTGCTGCTGCTCGTCGCGATGCTCAGTTCCAAGGGCGCGGCGGGCATCACCGGCGCCGGCTTCATCACCCTGGCCGCGACGCTGTCTGTCGTGCCTTCGGTCCCCGTGGCCGGCATGGCGCTGATCCTGGGCATCGACCGCTTCATGTCCGAATGCCGCGCGCTGACCAACCTGGTGGGCAACGCGGTGGCCAGCGTCGTCGTGGCCCGCTGGGAAGGCGAGCTGGACAAGGACCGGCTGGACCAGGCCCTGAGCGCCCCGGGCGCCCGGCAGATCGAAGCCGACCTGGAAGGCGGCGACGTCCTGGTGGCCGCGCACCGCTGA
- a CDS encoding tannase/feruloyl esterase family alpha/beta hydrolase: protein MKKRHLAGGVLAALGALHGCGGSDDAGPSAAEPSDPPRLACADITAAALGIPRLELATPETIAAVSADNPAQSVPAHCRLQGRLNLRNSDVDGKAYAIGFELRMPDTWNGRFFFQGGGGTDGAVNPALGTLTGAGASTNALSMGFAVASTDGGHTSESEPIVGGSLFGLDPQARVDYGYNAVGTVTPTAKAILERFYGRGANHSYFVGCSNGGRQAMVAASRFADQFDGIVAGNPGFNLPQAAVQHAWDNQAFAAVAPRTGGDRPIISQAFSFQDMQLVADRTVAACDALDGAADGMIDDPVACKAAFKPEDLACPGAKADTCLSTPQVDALKKVFGGPKNGKGEALYADWPYDAGVATMGWRFWKLGTSTTEVPNSLIATLGGGSLPYVFTTPPTQVRGTGTQVIDYLLGFDFDTDAPKIFATTPVYAESPMSFMTPPDPTDLGTLKARGGKMIVYHGNSDPVFSVNDTIAWYQGLRRAHADASDFARLFTIPGMNHCSGGPATDKFDMVTAIVDWVEKGVAPASILASARPGSDAPWPDRTRPLCPYPQQARYTGSGSLEDAKNFRCVTPAS from the coding sequence ATGAAAAAACGCCATCTGGCCGGCGGGGTACTCGCCGCCCTGGGAGCGCTGCACGGCTGCGGCGGTTCCGACGACGCGGGGCCGTCCGCCGCGGAACCTTCCGATCCGCCCCGCCTTGCCTGCGCCGACATCACGGCGGCCGCGCTGGGAATCCCCCGGCTTGAACTGGCCACCCCCGAAACCATTGCCGCCGTCTCCGCGGATAACCCCGCGCAGTCCGTGCCCGCGCACTGCCGGCTGCAAGGCCGGCTGAACCTGCGCAACAGCGACGTCGACGGCAAGGCCTACGCCATCGGCTTCGAGCTGCGCATGCCGGACACCTGGAACGGCCGCTTCTTCTTCCAGGGCGGCGGCGGCACGGATGGCGCCGTCAACCCCGCCCTGGGCACCCTGACGGGGGCAGGCGCCTCCACCAACGCGCTGTCCATGGGATTCGCCGTCGCCAGCACCGACGGCGGCCATACCAGCGAAAGCGAACCCATCGTCGGCGGCTCGCTGTTCGGCCTCGACCCCCAGGCCCGCGTGGACTATGGCTACAACGCGGTCGGCACGGTCACCCCGACCGCCAAGGCCATCCTCGAGCGCTTCTACGGACGCGGCGCCAACCACTCCTATTTCGTCGGCTGCTCGAATGGCGGCAGGCAGGCCATGGTGGCCGCCTCGCGCTTCGCCGACCAGTTCGACGGCATCGTCGCCGGCAATCCGGGCTTCAACCTGCCCCAGGCCGCCGTGCAGCACGCCTGGGACAACCAGGCTTTCGCCGCCGTGGCGCCGCGCACGGGCGGAGACCGGCCCATCATCAGCCAGGCATTCTCGTTCCAGGACATGCAGCTGGTGGCCGACCGGACGGTGGCCGCCTGCGACGCCCTGGACGGCGCGGCCGACGGCATGATCGACGACCCCGTGGCCTGCAAGGCCGCCTTCAAGCCCGAGGACCTGGCCTGCCCCGGCGCCAAGGCCGATACCTGCCTGAGCACCCCGCAGGTGGATGCGCTGAAGAAAGTCTTCGGCGGCCCGAAGAACGGCAAGGGCGAGGCCCTGTACGCCGACTGGCCCTACGACGCCGGCGTGGCGACCATGGGCTGGCGCTTCTGGAAGCTGGGGACCTCGACCACCGAGGTCCCCAATTCCCTGATCGCGACCCTGGGCGGCGGCTCGCTGCCCTACGTCTTCACCACGCCTCCCACCCAGGTGCGCGGCACCGGCACGCAGGTCATCGACTACCTGCTCGGCTTCGACTTCGACACCGACGCGCCGAAAATCTTCGCGACCACGCCGGTCTATGCCGAGTCGCCGATGAGCTTCATGACGCCGCCCGATCCGACCGACCTGGGCACCCTGAAGGCCCGGGGCGGCAAGATGATCGTCTACCACGGCAACAGCGACCCGGTGTTCTCGGTGAACGACACCATCGCCTGGTACCAGGGCCTGCGCCGCGCCCACGCCGACGCATCGGACTTCGCCCGGCTGTTCACGATACCCGGCATGAACCACTGCAGCGGCGGCCCCGCCACCGACAAGTTCGACATGGTTACGGCCATCGTGGACTGGGTCGAAAAGGGCGTCGCCCCCGCCTCGATCCTGGCCTCCGCCCGCCCCGGCTCCGACGCCCCCTGGCCCGACCGCACCCGCCCGCTGTGCCCCTACCCTCAGCAGGCCCGCTACACCGGCAGCGGTTCGCTGGAAGACGCCAAGAACTTCCGCTGCGTCACGCCGGCCTCTTGA